The Arctopsyche grandis isolate Sample6627 chromosome 5, ASM5162203v2, whole genome shotgun sequence genome includes a window with the following:
- the LOC143911653 gene encoding E3 ubiquitin-protein ligase TM129 yields the protein MSLYLLVYLLWCALIVWPPAVFSAAGLTLAQLISAPLGSETDSFVVYQCRRGALTAFVHSALPLGYLLGMLLRDLPPHTDMLLEPAFSWWKLAWTLALIIPIYALVKIAEWYRDNWALHPACKNLAQYCDSNTSLSSLIASVNAEYKSVQKIIISTNETNKIIVTGNWIIKVGFYDLKFAQQNDTIMIVKTADTHQLSPTSGGEQFINIEVKSMRRNCVLFHIRINSLDFKDLQSNVSRPIVILPNIVFHKTIIEKFIEVFLDQISLNDKYETEQDLELCIGCMQTVADIKLYKQCTNAQQRGEEEVEQCQSCGCRPMWCADCMGRWFATRQDPDHPETWLSNKCTCPLCRQVFCLLDVHYVQVVRS from the exons ATGTCCCTCTATCTCCTGGTTTACTTGCTGTGGTGCGCACTGATCGTGTGGCCACCAGCCGTCTTCTCTGCTGCCGGTCTCACCTTGGCCCAGTTGATTTCTGCGCCCTTGGGCTCGGAAACGGACTCTTTCGTGGTCTACCAATGTCGCCGAGGAGCTCTCACGGCCTTCGTGCACTCAGCTCTGCCTCTGGGCTATCTGTTGGGGATGCTGCTTCGGGATTTGCCTCCGCACACCGACATGCTGCTAGAGCCCGCCTTCTCCTGGTGGAAACTGGCATGGACTCTCGCTCTCATCATACCTATATACGCGCTCGTCAAAATAGCCGAGTGGTACCGGGACAATTGGGCCCTGCATCCGGCCTGTAAAAATCTTGCTCAATACTGTGATTCTAATACGTCGCTGTCATCTTTAATTGCCAGCGTCAATGCTGAATATAAAAG tgttcaaaaaataattataagtaCGAACGAGACTAATAAAATCATCGTGactggtaattggattattaaagTAGGTTTTTACGATTTGAAATTTGCTCAACAAAATGACACTATAATGATTGTTAAGACT gcAGATACTCATCAGCTGTCGCCGACTAGTGGCGGTGAACAATTTATCAACATTGAAGTTAAATCAATGAGGAGAAATTGCGTACtatttcatattcgaataaattcATTGGATTTTAAAGATTTACAGAGTAATGTTTCAAGGCCTATAGTGATATTGCCAAATATAGTTTTTCATAAaacaattattgaaaaatttatcgaAGTCTTTTTGGATCAGATAAGCTTAAACGATAAATATGAAACTGAACAA gaTCTCGAACTGTGTATTGGATGTATGCAAACTGTTGCTGATATTAAACTCTATAAACAATGCACTAATGCCCAACAACGTGGTGAGGAAGAAGTTGAACAATGTCAATCATGTGGTTGCAG acCAATGTGGTGTGCCGATTGCATGGGACGATGGTTTGCCACTAGACAAGATCCCGACCACCCGGAAACATGGCTCAGCAATAAATGTACTTGCCCATTATGTCGTCAAGTATTCTGTTTGCTTGATGTTCACTATGTACAAGTAGTCAGATCgtag